In one Streptomyces venezuelae genomic region, the following are encoded:
- a CDS encoding DUF4239 domain-containing protein, giving the protein MVLIIVVAVLALLAGLAANRYLRPRLMSEDDDTGMAVKDLVGPLLTLTVLLLAFVLVTANGSYGKAEVAARGEARAVDQLVESAEYAPAEQRAEIQADTVCYARAVREREWPAMADGKGSPAPSVWSTDLRRVFREVEGKPVFGMLVSADNKRSEEREERLTQATASIPGAILWFLLATLVITVAALGVCLPRRNNRGQIITLTVITALLTTTLCIIRDVDRPFGGIIDVEPTAITEVQRQATRDFLAHHTAADLPCDDKGSRRPG; this is encoded by the coding sequence GTGGTCCTGATCATCGTCGTCGCCGTCCTGGCCCTGCTCGCGGGCCTGGCCGCCAACCGCTACCTGCGGCCCCGCCTCATGAGCGAGGACGACGACACCGGCATGGCCGTCAAGGACCTGGTCGGCCCGCTGCTCACCCTGACCGTGCTGCTGCTCGCCTTCGTGCTGGTCACCGCCAACGGCTCCTACGGCAAGGCCGAGGTCGCCGCACGCGGCGAGGCGCGAGCCGTCGACCAGCTCGTGGAATCCGCCGAGTACGCACCCGCTGAACAGCGTGCCGAGATCCAGGCGGACACCGTCTGCTACGCCCGCGCCGTACGCGAGCGGGAGTGGCCCGCCATGGCCGACGGGAAGGGCTCACCGGCCCCCAGCGTCTGGTCGACCGATCTGCGCCGCGTCTTCCGCGAAGTCGAGGGCAAACCGGTGTTCGGCATGCTGGTCTCCGCCGACAACAAGCGCTCCGAGGAGCGCGAGGAACGCCTGACCCAGGCCACCGCGAGCATCCCCGGCGCCATTCTGTGGTTCCTGCTCGCCACTCTGGTCATCACCGTGGCGGCCCTGGGAGTCTGTCTGCCCCGTCGCAACAACCGCGGCCAGATCATCACTCTGACCGTCATCACCGCCCTGCTGACCACCACGTTGTGCATCATCCGAGACGTCGACCGGCCCTTCGGCGGCATCATCGACGTCGAGCCCACCGCCATCACCGAGGTGCAGCGCCAGGCCACCCGCGACTTCCTCGCCCACCACACCGCCGCCGATCTGCCGTGCGACGACAAGGGCAGCCGCCGCCCCGGCTGA
- a CDS encoding pyridoxamine 5'-phosphate oxidase family protein, with amino-acid sequence MAATQRRGRRIMMTPEELDAFLAAERTCRVATVSPDGAPHAGTLWFAWDGTSLWLYSTTRSKRWAHLRKDPRIAVVVDAGEEYGELRGVELSGTVEFVGEIPRTGDPCPELVAPERLFARKVFGLDEMPHDGRHAWLRLTPDAIASWDFRKLAGLGRPS; translated from the coding sequence ATGGCCGCCACGCAGCGCCGGGGTCGTCGGATCATGATGACGCCGGAGGAGCTCGACGCGTTCCTCGCCGCGGAGCGCACGTGCCGGGTGGCGACCGTGTCACCCGACGGCGCCCCGCACGCCGGCACGCTCTGGTTCGCGTGGGACGGCACGTCGCTCTGGCTGTACTCGACCACCCGCAGCAAGCGCTGGGCCCACCTGCGCAAGGACCCGCGGATCGCCGTGGTCGTCGACGCCGGTGAGGAGTACGGCGAACTGCGCGGCGTGGAGCTCTCCGGCACGGTGGAGTTCGTGGGCGAGATCCCCCGCACGGGCGACCCCTGCCCGGAACTCGTCGCGCCGGAGCGCCTGTTCGCGCGCAAGGTCTTCGGGCTCGACGAGATGCCGCACGACGGCCGTCACGCGTGGCTGCGCCTGACGCCGGACGCCATCGCTTCCTGGGACTTCCGGAAGCTGGCGGGCCTCGGTCGGCCGTCGTAG
- a CDS encoding cysteine hydrolase, protein MPSYEKLREILDPATTALLTVECQQGVVGTESALPELAAEARSSGALANVARLVAAAHECGVQVLHAVAERRPDGRGASHNARLFRAAERLPVQQLSGTAAVRIAPPVEVADEDFVVRRLHGLSPLAGTDVDPLLRNLGCRTLLITGVSANVAIPNAVFDAVNLGYTAVVPADAIAGVPADYTPAMVRNTLALVATITATQDVLAAWKLPGRPVRPA, encoded by the coding sequence ATGCCGTCGTACGAAAAGCTCAGGGAGATCCTCGACCCCGCCACCACCGCCCTGCTGACCGTCGAGTGCCAGCAGGGCGTTGTCGGCACCGAGAGCGCCCTGCCCGAACTCGCCGCCGAGGCGCGGTCCTCGGGCGCCCTCGCCAACGTCGCCCGGCTGGTGGCCGCCGCGCACGAGTGCGGCGTCCAGGTGCTGCACGCGGTGGCCGAGCGGCGGCCCGACGGGCGCGGGGCGAGCCACAACGCCCGGCTGTTCCGGGCCGCCGAGCGCCTGCCCGTGCAGCAGCTCTCGGGCACCGCCGCCGTGCGGATCGCGCCGCCGGTCGAGGTGGCCGACGAGGACTTCGTCGTACGCCGCCTGCACGGCCTGTCACCCCTCGCGGGCACCGACGTGGACCCGCTGCTGCGCAACCTCGGCTGCCGCACCCTGCTGATCACCGGAGTCTCGGCGAACGTCGCGATCCCGAACGCCGTGTTCGACGCGGTGAACCTCGGCTACACCGCCGTCGTGCCCGCCGACGCCATCGCGGGGGTCCCCGCCGACTACACGCCGGCCATGGTCCGCAACACCCTCGCGCTCGTCGCCACGATCACGGCCACGCAGGACGTGCTGGCCGCCTGGAAGCTGCCGGGCCGGCCGGTCAGGCCCGCTTGA
- a CDS encoding Rieske (2Fe-2S) protein, which produces MTTDEVTLREPDRRTVVATIGAAGLAAALTACGGGKSSAGDGDDGGEGGDAGGVLAKTSDIPVGGGKIFKDAEVVVTQPAKGEFKAFSSLCTHKGCPVTSVEGGTVNCPCHGSKYDIADGSVRGGPAPKPLPAVAITVTGGSIKRA; this is translated from the coding sequence ATGACGACAGACGAAGTGACGCTCCGCGAACCCGACCGCCGCACGGTCGTGGCCACGATCGGCGCCGCGGGCCTGGCCGCCGCCCTCACCGCCTGCGGGGGCGGCAAGAGCTCCGCCGGGGACGGCGACGACGGCGGCGAGGGCGGTGACGCGGGCGGCGTCCTGGCCAAGACCTCCGACATTCCCGTGGGCGGCGGCAAGATCTTCAAGGACGCGGAGGTGGTGGTCACCCAGCCCGCGAAGGGCGAGTTCAAGGCATTCTCCAGCCTCTGCACCCACAAGGGGTGTCCGGTGACGAGCGTCGAGGGCGGCACCGTCAACTGCCCCTGTCACGGCAGCAAGTACGACATCGCCGACGGCAGCGTGCGGGGCGGGCCCGCGCCGAAGCCGCTGCCCGCCGTCGCGATCACGGTGACGGGCGGCTCGATCAAGCGGGCCTGA
- a CDS encoding HipA family kinase, producing MLSHVTAVRYVTPLREGGSLPGLVETDDHGTYGTYVLKFAGAGQGRKTLVAEVICGELARGLGLRMPRLTGVLLDPVLGLGEPDERVQALLKASGGLNLGMEFLSGALGFDPLAHAVDAAEAGRVVWFDALINNVDRSWRNPNLLVWHGDPWLIDHGASMIWHHNWRTAETAAAKPYDASDHVLAPYGPDIAAAAAELAPLVTEELLTEVAAEVPDEWLADEPGFEGPDDVRRAYVAALLPRAKTIHERITLPGAGPKGADR from the coding sequence ATGCTCAGCCACGTCACCGCGGTCCGATACGTCACTCCCTTGCGGGAAGGCGGATCACTGCCCGGGCTCGTCGAGACCGACGACCACGGGACGTACGGAACGTACGTCCTCAAGTTCGCCGGCGCGGGACAGGGCCGCAAGACACTCGTCGCCGAGGTGATCTGCGGGGAGCTGGCCCGCGGGCTCGGCCTGCGGATGCCGCGGCTGACGGGCGTCCTGCTCGACCCGGTCCTCGGCCTCGGCGAGCCGGACGAGCGGGTGCAGGCGCTGCTCAAGGCGAGCGGCGGGCTCAACCTCGGCATGGAGTTCCTGTCGGGCGCCCTCGGCTTCGACCCGCTCGCCCACGCGGTGGACGCGGCCGAGGCGGGCCGCGTCGTCTGGTTCGACGCGCTGATCAACAACGTGGACCGCTCCTGGCGCAATCCGAACCTGCTCGTGTGGCACGGCGACCCATGGCTGATCGACCACGGGGCGAGCATGATCTGGCACCACAACTGGCGCACCGCCGAGACCGCGGCCGCCAAGCCGTACGACGCGTCGGACCACGTCCTCGCCCCCTACGGCCCCGACATCGCGGCGGCCGCCGCCGAGCTCGCCCCCCTCGTCACCGAGGAGCTGCTCACCGAGGTCGCCGCCGAGGTGCCCGACGAGTGGCTTGCCGACGAGCCGGGCTTCGAAGGACCCGACGACGTGCGCCGTGCCTACGTGGCGGCTCTCCTGCCGCGTGCCAAGACCATTCACGAGCGGATCACCCTGCCGGGTGCCGGACCGAAGGGCGCCGACCGGTGA
- a CDS encoding DUF3037 domain-containing protein, protein MTEQTAPVRDVFEYALVRVVPRVERGEQFNAGVVLYCRAKSYVAARTHLDEAKLLALDPAADAAGIRAALGAVERICEGGEAAGQAERDDAGRRFRWLIAPRSTVLQPGPVHTGLTADPEAELNRLVDLLVR, encoded by the coding sequence GTGACCGAGCAGACCGCGCCCGTACGGGACGTCTTCGAGTACGCGCTGGTGCGCGTCGTGCCGCGTGTGGAGCGCGGCGAGCAGTTCAACGCGGGCGTCGTGCTCTACTGCCGCGCCAAGTCCTACGTCGCCGCCCGCACGCACCTGGACGAGGCGAAGCTCCTCGCCCTGGACCCGGCGGCCGACGCGGCGGGCATCCGGGCCGCGCTGGGCGCCGTCGAGCGGATCTGCGAGGGCGGCGAGGCCGCGGGCCAGGCCGAGCGCGACGACGCGGGACGCCGCTTCCGGTGGCTGATCGCGCCGCGCTCCACGGTGCTCCAGCCGGGCCCGGTGCACACCGGTCTCACCGCGGATCCCGAGGCCGAGCTGAACCGGCTCGTCGACCTGTTGGTGCGGTAA
- the fabG gene encoding 3-oxoacyl-ACP reductase FabG has protein sequence MSTTEQRVAVVTGAARGIGAATAVRLAAEGRAVAVIDLDEAACKDTVAQITAAGGKAIAVGCDVSDEAQVEAAVARIAEELGAPTILVNNAGVLRDNLLFKMSASDWDTVMNVHLRGAFLMSKACQKHMVDAKFGRIVNLSSSSALGNRGQVNYAAAKAGLQGFTKTLAKELGKFGVTANSVAPGFIVTEMTKATAERVGMGFEDFQAAAATQIPVQRVGRPEDIANAIAFFTGDAAGFVSGQVMYVAGGPLN, from the coding sequence ATGTCCACCACAGAGCAGCGCGTCGCTGTCGTGACCGGCGCGGCGCGAGGCATCGGCGCGGCGACCGCCGTACGGCTCGCCGCCGAGGGCCGCGCCGTGGCCGTCATCGACCTCGACGAGGCCGCCTGCAAGGACACCGTCGCGCAGATCACCGCGGCCGGTGGCAAGGCGATCGCGGTCGGCTGCGACGTGTCCGACGAGGCCCAGGTCGAGGCCGCCGTCGCCCGTATCGCCGAGGAGCTCGGCGCGCCGACGATTCTCGTCAACAACGCCGGTGTGCTCCGCGACAACCTCCTCTTCAAGATGAGCGCGAGCGACTGGGACACGGTCATGAACGTGCACCTGCGCGGCGCCTTCCTGATGTCGAAGGCCTGCCAGAAGCACATGGTGGACGCCAAGTTCGGCCGCATCGTCAACCTCTCCTCGTCCTCCGCGCTCGGCAACCGCGGCCAGGTCAACTACGCCGCCGCCAAGGCCGGCCTGCAGGGCTTCACCAAGACCCTCGCCAAGGAGCTCGGCAAGTTCGGCGTCACCGCCAACTCCGTCGCCCCCGGCTTCATCGTCACCGAGATGACCAAGGCCACCGCCGAGCGCGTCGGCATGGGCTTCGAGGACTTCCAGGCCGCGGCCGCCACCCAGATCCCGGTCCAGCGCGTCGGCCGCCCCGAGGACATCGCCAACGCCATCGCCTTCTTCACAGGCGACGCGGCCGGGTTCGTCTCCGGACAGGTCATGTACGTGGCCGGCGGCCCGCTCAACTGA
- a CDS encoding SDR family oxidoreductase, with product MAVQDSGKAALVTGASRGIGYGIAEALVARGDRVCITGRNEDALKEAVEKLGADRVIGVAGKAHDEAHQAVAVERAMEAFGRVDFLINNAGTNPVFGPMADLDLNVARKVFETNVVSALGFAQRTWHAWQSENGGAIVNIASVAGVSASPFIGAYGMSKAAMVNLTLQLAHEFAPKVRVNSIAPAVVKTRFAQALYEGREAEAAASYPLGRLGVPEDIGGAAAFLTSAQSDWITGQTLVVDGGIFLNAGVG from the coding sequence ATGGCTGTGCAGGACAGCGGAAAGGCCGCGCTCGTCACGGGAGCGAGCCGCGGCATCGGATACGGCATCGCCGAGGCGCTGGTCGCCCGCGGCGACCGGGTCTGCATCACGGGACGCAACGAGGACGCCCTCAAGGAGGCCGTCGAGAAGCTCGGCGCCGACCGCGTCATCGGAGTCGCGGGAAAGGCGCACGATGAGGCCCACCAGGCGGTCGCCGTCGAGCGCGCCATGGAGGCCTTCGGCCGCGTCGACTTCCTGATCAACAACGCGGGTACGAACCCGGTCTTCGGCCCGATGGCCGATCTCGACCTCAACGTGGCCCGCAAGGTGTTCGAGACCAACGTCGTCTCGGCGCTCGGCTTCGCCCAGCGGACCTGGCACGCCTGGCAGAGCGAGAACGGCGGCGCGATCGTGAACATCGCCTCCGTCGCAGGCGTCTCCGCGTCGCCGTTCATCGGCGCGTACGGGATGAGCAAGGCCGCCATGGTCAACCTCACCCTGCAGCTCGCCCATGAGTTCGCCCCCAAGGTGCGCGTGAACTCGATCGCGCCCGCGGTCGTCAAGACCAGGTTCGCCCAGGCGCTGTACGAGGGCCGCGAGGCCGAGGCGGCGGCCTCCTACCCGCTCGGCAGGCTCGGGGTGCCGGAGGACATCGGGGGCGCGGCCGCGTTCCTCACGTCCGCCCAGTCCGACTGGATCACAGGCCAGACACTCGTGGTCGATGGCGGCATCTTCCTCAATGCGGGCGTCGGCTGA
- a CDS encoding ABC transporter substrate-binding protein — protein MSLLAGCGMLSSEGSDEEERITVGTMSAPSTLDPAKAWDSSWELYRNVFQTLLSFPSGATEPEPDAAESCKFSDASSTVYTCELREGLKFSDGDTLDAAAVKYSFDRMRTINAKGGPTGLLGSLDKVETKGDLTVVFRLKKADATFPFVLATPAMSIVDPKEYPADKLREGNQLTGSGPYSLDAYTPNDKAELVKNDHYEGAADVKNDAVTIRYFKKSSAMVDALKDKQIDVTFRGLASEDIVAMQGRGRREQDIELVEGSGTEIRYLVFNTKDPWARKLPVRRAFAQIVDRGAIAHKIYKDTVEPLYSMVPRGLTGHATGFFDDYGNPSVTKARKILTDAGINEPVPLTLWYTTDRYGSATEPEFAELKRQLEGSGLFKITLKSRPWTEFQEGYSNGEYPVFGRGWFPDFPDADNFIAPFVGPKNVLNTPYPSKEITDEVLPRERREADRGAVIDEFERAQEILVDDVRLLPLWQGKQYIMSSEEIAGGERALDPSAIMMMWELQRKTSW, from the coding sequence ATGTCGCTGCTCGCCGGCTGCGGGATGCTGTCGTCCGAAGGGTCGGACGAAGAGGAGCGGATCACCGTCGGCACGATGAGCGCGCCCAGCACCCTGGACCCGGCGAAAGCCTGGGACAGCTCCTGGGAGCTCTACAGAAACGTTTTTCAGACGCTGCTGAGCTTCCCCTCCGGGGCCACCGAGCCGGAGCCGGACGCCGCCGAGTCCTGCAAGTTCAGCGATGCCTCCAGCACGGTCTACACCTGCGAGCTGCGCGAGGGTCTGAAGTTCTCCGACGGCGACACACTGGACGCGGCCGCCGTGAAGTACTCCTTCGACCGCATGCGGACCATCAACGCCAAGGGCGGCCCCACGGGTCTGCTCGGCTCGCTCGACAAGGTCGAGACCAAGGGGGATCTGACCGTCGTCTTCCGCCTCAAGAAGGCCGACGCGACCTTCCCCTTCGTGCTCGCGACCCCCGCCATGTCGATCGTCGACCCGAAGGAGTACCCGGCGGACAAGCTCCGCGAGGGCAACCAGCTGACCGGCTCGGGCCCCTACTCCCTGGACGCGTACACGCCGAACGACAAGGCCGAGCTGGTCAAGAACGACCACTACGAAGGCGCGGCCGACGTCAAGAACGACGCCGTGACCATCCGCTACTTCAAGAAGTCCTCGGCCATGGTCGACGCCCTCAAGGACAAGCAGATCGATGTGACCTTCCGAGGCCTGGCCTCCGAGGACATCGTCGCCATGCAGGGCAGGGGCAGGCGCGAGCAGGACATCGAACTCGTCGAGGGCTCAGGCACCGAGATCCGCTACCTGGTGTTCAACACCAAGGACCCGTGGGCACGGAAACTGCCGGTCAGGCGTGCCTTCGCGCAGATCGTCGACCGCGGCGCCATCGCCCACAAGATCTACAAGGACACCGTCGAGCCGCTGTACTCGATGGTCCCCAGGGGTCTCACCGGACACGCCACCGGGTTCTTCGACGACTACGGAAACCCGAGCGTCACCAAGGCCAGGAAGATCCTCACCGACGCCGGCATCAACGAGCCGGTGCCGCTCACGCTCTGGTACACCACCGACCGGTACGGCTCGGCGACCGAGCCGGAGTTCGCCGAGCTCAAGCGCCAGCTGGAGGGCTCGGGACTCTTCAAGATCACCCTCAAGAGCCGCCCCTGGACGGAGTTCCAGGAGGGGTACAGCAACGGTGAGTACCCCGTCTTCGGCCGCGGATGGTTCCCCGACTTCCCGGACGCCGACAACTTCATCGCCCCGTTCGTCGGCCCGAAGAACGTGCTCAACACGCCCTACCCGTCCAAGGAGATCACGGACGAGGTGCTGCCGCGCGAACGCAGGGAGGCCGACCGGGGTGCGGTGATCGACGAGTTCGAGCGGGCCCAGGAGATCCTCGTCGACGACGTCCGGCTGCTGCCGCTCTGGCAGGGCAAGCAGTACATCATGTCCAGCGAGGAGATCGCGGGCGGCGAACGGGCCCTCGACCCGTCGGCGATCATGATGATGTGGGAGCTGCAGCGCAAGACCAGCTGGTGA
- the ung gene encoding uracil-DNA glycosylase, whose amino-acid sequence MTDIAMLPASWRGVLGEELQKPYFKELTEFVEEERAKGPVYPPRDEVFAALDATPYDQVKVLVLGQDPYHGEGQGHGLCFSVRPGVKTPPSLRNIYKEMKEELGHPVPDNGYLMPWARQGVLLLNAVLTVRSGEANSHKGKGWEKFTDAVIRAVADRPDPAVFVLWGNYAKKKLPLIDEERHIVVQGAHPSPLSAKKFFGSRPFTQIDEAVAAQGHEPIDWRIPDIG is encoded by the coding sequence GTGACCGACATCGCCATGCTGCCCGCGTCCTGGCGCGGAGTCCTCGGCGAGGAGCTCCAGAAGCCCTACTTCAAGGAGCTCACCGAGTTCGTCGAGGAGGAGCGGGCGAAGGGTCCCGTCTATCCTCCGCGCGACGAGGTCTTCGCCGCGCTCGACGCGACGCCGTACGACCAGGTGAAGGTCCTCGTCCTCGGCCAGGATCCCTATCACGGGGAGGGCCAGGGTCACGGCCTGTGCTTCTCCGTGCGGCCCGGTGTGAAGACGCCGCCCTCCTTGCGGAACATCTACAAGGAGATGAAGGAGGAGCTCGGCCACCCCGTTCCCGACAACGGCTATCTGATGCCGTGGGCCCGACAGGGTGTCCTCCTGCTCAACGCGGTTCTCACCGTCCGCTCCGGCGAGGCCAACTCCCACAAGGGCAAGGGCTGGGAGAAGTTCACGGACGCGGTGATCCGGGCGGTGGCCGACCGCCCCGACCCCGCCGTCTTCGTCCTCTGGGGCAACTACGCGAAGAAGAAGCTCCCGCTCATCGACGAGGAGCGGCACATCGTCGTGCAGGGCGCCCACCCCTCGCCGCTCTCCGCGAAGAAGTTCTTCGGCTCGCGCCCGTTCACGCAGATCGACGAGGCGGTCGCGGCGCAGGGGCACGAGCCGATCGACTGGCGGATCCCGGACATCGGCTGA
- a CDS encoding DUF3224 domain-containing protein, with translation MELAPDFAAPAPVVRPQDPLPPDGVGDDYAGAIEAAGASCEYTIAYTNETTGAFVGYEFVDGTLDGRRGSFVLEQRGSFGADGVIECSCSVLSGSATGELAGLTGTGTFTAREGQPATPYSLAYALPD, from the coding sequence GTGGAGCTCGCGCCGGACTTCGCCGCCCCAGCGCCGGTAGTGCGCCCGCAGGACCCGCTGCCGCCAGACGGCGTCGGCGACGACTACGCCGGGGCCATCGAGGCGGCGGGCGCCTCCTGCGAGTACACCATCGCGTACACGAACGAGACGACCGGCGCCTTCGTCGGGTACGAGTTCGTCGACGGCACGCTCGACGGCCGCAGGGGCTCCTTCGTCCTGGAGCAGCGCGGTTCCTTCGGAGCCGACGGCGTCATCGAGTGCTCCTGCTCCGTGCTGTCCGGTTCGGCCACCGGTGAGCTGGCCGGTCTCACCGGTACCGGCACGTTCACGGCGCGGGAGGGGCAGCCCGCCACCCCGTACTCCCTCGCCTACGCCCTGCCGGACTGA
- a CDS encoding tetratricopeptide repeat protein, whose product MTEQQEQTAEDAMMTRIGQAVMLHHGGDREEAQGRFLGLWGEIGEDGDPLHRCTLAHYMADTQADPSDELAWDLRALSAADELTDERLNEHHQSLAVRGFYPSLHLNLAADYVKLGRPGAARSHLRRARGAVGALEDDGYGRGIKDAIARLEGEVGEGSEEE is encoded by the coding sequence GTGACGGAGCAGCAGGAGCAGACGGCGGAGGACGCGATGATGACGCGGATCGGGCAGGCGGTCATGCTGCATCACGGCGGCGACCGTGAGGAGGCTCAGGGCCGCTTCCTCGGTCTGTGGGGAGAGATCGGCGAGGACGGCGACCCGCTGCACCGCTGCACGCTCGCGCACTACATGGCGGACACCCAGGCCGACCCCTCAGACGAACTGGCGTGGGACCTGCGGGCGTTGTCGGCGGCGGACGAGCTCACGGACGAGCGCCTGAACGAACACCACCAGTCGCTCGCGGTGCGCGGCTTCTACCCCTCGCTGCACCTGAACCTCGCCGCGGACTACGTGAAACTGGGCCGCCCGGGTGCGGCCCGCAGCCATCTGCGCCGTGCCCGCGGCGCGGTGGGCGCACTGGAGGACGACGGCTACGGCAGGGGCATCAAGGACGCCATCGCCCGACTGGAGGGGGAGGTGGGGGAGGGGAGCGAGGAGGAGTGA
- a CDS encoding TetR/AcrR family transcriptional regulator, with translation MPVRSAGAPRTELIADAALALLAERGMRGLTHRAVDEAAGLPQGSTSNHARTRLALLEAAVRRQAEREAEVLTPAEIPHPSAGREQLAAGLALALHRYLTGDNRQLLVSRYELAMEATRRPELRAFYDAAGAQFREPLESLLRAAGSTAPRRHTLSLVAWCDGLMFSCVAGSYHAATPTEDELRSSVGELLRGMLDE, from the coding sequence ATGCCCGTACGCAGCGCGGGAGCTCCCCGCACCGAACTCATCGCCGACGCCGCCCTCGCCCTGCTCGCGGAACGCGGCATGCGCGGCCTGACCCACCGCGCCGTCGACGAGGCGGCGGGCCTCCCCCAGGGCTCCACGTCCAATCACGCGCGCACCCGGCTCGCCCTCCTGGAGGCCGCGGTACGACGGCAGGCCGAGCGCGAGGCGGAGGTGCTGACCCCCGCGGAGATCCCCCACCCGTCGGCGGGGCGCGAACAGCTGGCCGCCGGCCTGGCCCTGGCCCTGCACCGGTACCTGACCGGTGACAACCGTCAACTCCTCGTATCGCGCTACGAGTTGGCCATGGAAGCGACCCGCAGGCCGGAACTGCGGGCCTTCTACGACGCGGCGGGCGCCCAGTTCCGGGAGCCCCTGGAGTCCCTGCTCCGCGCTGCGGGCTCCACCGCGCCGCGACGCCACACGCTGTCCCTGGTGGCCTGGTGCGACGGGCTGATGTTCTCGTGCGTGGCGGGCTCGTACCATGCCGCGACGCCGACGGAGGATGAGCTGCGGAGCAGCGTGGGGGAACTGCTGCGGGGGATGCTGGACGAGTGA
- a CDS encoding FAD-dependent monooxygenase, protein MDQARNRQPHAVVVGGGIGGLAAAIGLHASGWRVTVLERAASLEPVGSGIGLAPNSQRALDVLGLGGRVRALAAWEGDGGLRAQNGRWLVRTSAAAAEGTYGGSLVMLHRATLVDLLVSALPEESLRTGTAARLTDPGSADRPAVVTTDAGDIEADLVVGADGINSGVRTALFPAHPGPVYAGFTAWRFVIPAPDRPFTPHETWGRGGVWGTHPLKDGRVYAYATARLPEGGKAPDSEKAELRRRFADWHDPIPGLIAAVRTEDILRNDVRHLTTPLPAYHRGRVALLGDAAHAMAPSLGQGGNQAIEDAVVLAHHVVPGADLAACLAAYSAARVPRTTGIVRRAARAARLTHLTSGPLIGVRNALISTATRLGPDFVLRSFSSIADWRPPRPPYAAGTTTGAAERQQAGDSRR, encoded by the coding sequence ATGGACCAGGCCCGGAACCGCCAGCCCCACGCGGTCGTCGTCGGCGGCGGCATCGGCGGACTCGCCGCGGCCATCGGGCTGCACGCATCGGGCTGGCGGGTCACCGTCCTGGAGCGCGCGGCCTCCCTGGAGCCCGTCGGCTCGGGCATCGGCCTCGCGCCCAACTCCCAGCGCGCCCTGGACGTCCTCGGCCTCGGTGGCAGGGTCCGCGCGCTCGCCGCCTGGGAGGGCGACGGCGGGCTGCGCGCGCAGAACGGCCGGTGGCTGGTGCGGACGAGCGCCGCCGCGGCCGAGGGGACGTACGGCGGATCGCTCGTCATGCTGCACCGCGCGACTCTCGTCGACCTGCTGGTCTCCGCGCTGCCCGAGGAATCGTTGCGCACGGGCACGGCGGCCCGCCTCACGGATCCCGGCTCCGCCGACCGCCCCGCCGTCGTCACCACGGACGCCGGCGACATCGAGGCGGACCTCGTCGTCGGCGCCGACGGCATCAACTCCGGCGTCCGCACGGCATTGTTCCCGGCCCACCCCGGGCCCGTGTACGCGGGCTTCACCGCCTGGCGATTCGTCATCCCGGCCCCTGACCGGCCCTTCACCCCGCACGAGACCTGGGGGCGCGGGGGTGTCTGGGGCACGCACCCGCTGAAGGACGGCAGGGTGTACGCGTACGCCACCGCCCGGCTGCCCGAGGGAGGCAAGGCGCCCGACAGCGAGAAGGCGGAGCTCCGACGCCGCTTCGCCGACTGGCACGACCCGATCCCCGGCCTGATCGCCGCCGTCAGGACCGAGGACATCCTGCGCAACGACGTCCGTCACCTGACGACGCCGCTCCCCGCGTACCACCGCGGCCGCGTCGCCCTCCTCGGCGACGCCGCGCACGCCATGGCACCGAGCCTCGGCCAGGGCGGCAACCAGGCCATCGAGGACGCCGTCGTCCTCGCCCACCACGTGGTGCCCGGCGCCGACCTCGCCGCGTGCCTCGCCGCCTACAGCGCGGCCCGCGTCCCCCGCACCACCGGGATCGTCCGGCGTGCCGCGCGGGCCGCCCGCCTCACGCACCTCACGAGCGGCCCGCTCATCGGCGTACGGAACGCCCTGATCTCGACGGCGACGCGTCTCGGCCCCGACTTCGTCCTGCGCAGCTTCTCCTCCATCGCCGACTGGCGTCCCCCGCGACCCCCGTATGCTGCGGGAACGACGACCGGAGCCGCCGAGCGACAGCAGGCGGGCGACAGTCGTCGGTAG